A stretch of Pomacea canaliculata isolate SZHN2017 linkage group LG6, ASM307304v1, whole genome shotgun sequence DNA encodes these proteins:
- the LOC112566832 gene encoding ribosomal biogenesis protein LAS1L-like isoform X4 produces the protein MVQYHEVLDAGNIISSENTLRSILSLALIRFVNHVTEKGQDKSYAQPVHKVALDFGIPTWIVRLRHDATHGSLPSLDLLLAGCRWALTYLQEVFWSQQMTDTPDPDSSKVGKKKQLQRRVGKSPKSTMSDIATLLYDYQKASHKCIQDGTESGSVNDKSAVLSQLDNLLTGPGRINVLIELIEPGHLIPTEEQLLAYKVNLEDTLNAELPKVPDILISIWKSLLRSVQSRQLTSLLLQHILMTLVGQPDHASLHSKALAAWLHLILSYETANYKKFIGDQQPVVQLYKSSISFSKKLLLNTCLQITNNWTCSLLPLIGDSRSLPIESRSKLEELDLIYRGKIHDISDPGVGDDDDQEDTNMGAAEEVELNKLTESRVFSLADLDGTVSKEEGNIWQLCIDPADWAHVPLGLIPGQTQSLLCLDIEKAGSDEDDEMKEETGDIEQDSPCGQEEKERESATWNEEDCPSLLNKIGLA, from the exons ATGGTCCAGTACCATGAGGTTTTGGATGCTGGCAATATCATCAGCAGTGAAAATACTTTACGTTCTATTTTAAGTCTGGCCTTAATTAG GTTTGTCAACCATGTCACAGAGAAAGGGCAAGACAAGAGTTATGCCCAACCAGTTCATAAAGTAGCACTGGAT TTTGGAATACCTACATGGATTGTGCGGCTTCGACATGATGCAACCCATGGTTCTCTCCCCTCCTTAGATCTTCTGTTGGCTGGCTGTCGATGGGCACTTACTTATCTGCAG GAGGTGTTCTGGAGTCAGCAGATGACAGATACACCTGATCCAGACAGTTCAAAAGTTGGAAAGAAGAAGCAGTTGCAAAGAAGGGTAGGCAAGAGTCCAAAGTCTACCATGTCTGACATTGCCACTTTGCTTTATGACTACCAAAAAGCAAGTCACAAG TGCATACAAGATGGCACAGAAAGTGGTTCTGTAAACGATAAGAGTGCAGTTTTAAGTCAGCTGGATAATCTTCTTACTGGTCCTGG GCGAATCAATGTGCTGATTGAATTGATTGAACCTGGTCATCTTATACCCACAGAAGAACAATTGCTTGCATACAAAGTGAATCTGGAAG ACACACTCAATGCAGAACTTCCTAAAGTGCCAGATATTTTGATAAGCATCTGGAAGTCATTACTTCGAAGTGTGCAGTCCAGGCAGTTAACTAGTCTTCTGCTGCAGCATATCCTCATGACCCTAGTCGGTCAGCCAGATCATGCTTCATTGCACAGCAAAGCTCTTGCTGCATGGCTGCATTTGATTCTGAGTTACGAGACAGCAAATT ACAAGAAATTTATTGGTGACCAGCAGCCAGTGGTACAGCTATACAAATCTTCTATCAGCTTCAGCAAAAAACTTCTGCTCAATACCTGTCTGCAGATTACCAACAACTGGACTTGCAGCTTGTTGCCTCT gattgGAGATTCACGCTCATTACCTATTGAGAGTCGGAGTAAACTGGAAGAGTTGGACCTTATCTACAGGGGCAAAATTCATGATATATCAGACCCAGGAGtaggagatgatgatgatcaggAAGATACAAATATGGGGGCAGCCGAGGAAGTTGAGCTAAATAAACTTACCGAGTCCAGGGTTTTCTCCTTGGCTG ATTTGGATGGTACAGTCTCCAAAGAAGAGGGAAATATCTGGCAGCTTTGTATAG ATCCTGCTGACTGGGCACATGTTCCACTTGGGCTAATCCCAGGACAGACCCAATCTCTCCTGTGCTTGGACATCGAGAAGGCAGGatctgatgaagatgatgaaatgaaagaggaaactggAGATATAGAACAGGACAGTCCTTgtggacaagaagaaaaaga gAGAGAGTCTGCTACCTGGAATGAAGAAGACTGTCCatctttgttaaataaaattggACTTGCTTAA
- the LOC112566832 gene encoding ribosomal biogenesis protein LAS1L-like isoform X1: MMPTIWATCFCTFGSVGCSSVTFALRSEFASVYHGLYSKDICKQKEAVEKVAVWKSRALNKLSVAIESTAALTEAMVQYHEVLDAGNIISSENTLRSILSLALIRFVNHVTEKGQDKSYAQPVHKVALDFGIPTWIVRLRHDATHGSLPSLDLLLAGCRWALTYLQEVFWSQQMTDTPDPDSSKVGKKKQLQRRVGKSPKSTMSDIATLLYDYQKASHKCIQDGTESGSVNDKSAVLSQLDNLLTGPGRINVLIELIEPGHLIPTEEQLLAYKVNLEDTLNAELPKVPDILISIWKSLLRSVQSRQLTSLLLQHILMTLVGQPDHASLHSKALAAWLHLILSYETANYKKFIGDQQPVVQLYKSSISFSKKLLLNTCLQITNNWTCSLLPLIGDSRSLPIESRSKLEELDLIYRGKIHDISDPGVGDDDDQEDTNMGAAEEVELNKLTESRVFSLADLDGTVSKEEGNIWQLCIDPADWAHVPLGLIPGQTQSLLCLDIEKAGSDEDDEMKEETGDIEQDSPCGQEEKERESATWNEEDCPSLLNKIGLA; encoded by the exons GTCTGAATTTGCAAGTGTTTACCACGGCTTATACAGCAAGGACATTTGTAAACAGAAGGAAGCCGTGGAAAAAGTTGCTGTTTGGAAGAGCAG AGCCCTGAATAAGCTTTCTGTTGCCATAGAAAGTACAGCTGCACTTACTGAAGCTATGGTCCAGTACCATGAGGTTTTGGATGCTGGCAATATCATCAGCAGTGAAAATACTTTACGTTCTATTTTAAGTCTGGCCTTAATTAG GTTTGTCAACCATGTCACAGAGAAAGGGCAAGACAAGAGTTATGCCCAACCAGTTCATAAAGTAGCACTGGAT TTTGGAATACCTACATGGATTGTGCGGCTTCGACATGATGCAACCCATGGTTCTCTCCCCTCCTTAGATCTTCTGTTGGCTGGCTGTCGATGGGCACTTACTTATCTGCAG GAGGTGTTCTGGAGTCAGCAGATGACAGATACACCTGATCCAGACAGTTCAAAAGTTGGAAAGAAGAAGCAGTTGCAAAGAAGGGTAGGCAAGAGTCCAAAGTCTACCATGTCTGACATTGCCACTTTGCTTTATGACTACCAAAAAGCAAGTCACAAG TGCATACAAGATGGCACAGAAAGTGGTTCTGTAAACGATAAGAGTGCAGTTTTAAGTCAGCTGGATAATCTTCTTACTGGTCCTGG GCGAATCAATGTGCTGATTGAATTGATTGAACCTGGTCATCTTATACCCACAGAAGAACAATTGCTTGCATACAAAGTGAATCTGGAAG ACACACTCAATGCAGAACTTCCTAAAGTGCCAGATATTTTGATAAGCATCTGGAAGTCATTACTTCGAAGTGTGCAGTCCAGGCAGTTAACTAGTCTTCTGCTGCAGCATATCCTCATGACCCTAGTCGGTCAGCCAGATCATGCTTCATTGCACAGCAAAGCTCTTGCTGCATGGCTGCATTTGATTCTGAGTTACGAGACAGCAAATT ACAAGAAATTTATTGGTGACCAGCAGCCAGTGGTACAGCTATACAAATCTTCTATCAGCTTCAGCAAAAAACTTCTGCTCAATACCTGTCTGCAGATTACCAACAACTGGACTTGCAGCTTGTTGCCTCT gattgGAGATTCACGCTCATTACCTATTGAGAGTCGGAGTAAACTGGAAGAGTTGGACCTTATCTACAGGGGCAAAATTCATGATATATCAGACCCAGGAGtaggagatgatgatgatcaggAAGATACAAATATGGGGGCAGCCGAGGAAGTTGAGCTAAATAAACTTACCGAGTCCAGGGTTTTCTCCTTGGCTG ATTTGGATGGTACAGTCTCCAAAGAAGAGGGAAATATCTGGCAGCTTTGTATAG ATCCTGCTGACTGGGCACATGTTCCACTTGGGCTAATCCCAGGACAGACCCAATCTCTCCTGTGCTTGGACATCGAGAAGGCAGGatctgatgaagatgatgaaatgaaagaggaaactggAGATATAGAACAGGACAGTCCTTgtggacaagaagaaaaaga gAGAGAGTCTGCTACCTGGAATGAAGAAGACTGTCCatctttgttaaataaaattggACTTGCTTAA
- the LOC112566832 gene encoding ribosomal biogenesis protein LAS1L-like isoform X3 translates to MSTGLNLQVFTTAYTARTFVNRRKPWKKLLFGRAESTAALTEAMVQYHEVLDAGNIISSENTLRSILSLALIRFVNHVTEKGQDKSYAQPVHKVALDFGIPTWIVRLRHDATHGSLPSLDLLLAGCRWALTYLQEVFWSQQMTDTPDPDSSKVGKKKQLQRRVGKSPKSTMSDIATLLYDYQKASHKCIQDGTESGSVNDKSAVLSQLDNLLTGPGRINVLIELIEPGHLIPTEEQLLAYKVNLEDTLNAELPKVPDILISIWKSLLRSVQSRQLTSLLLQHILMTLVGQPDHASLHSKALAAWLHLILSYETANYKKFIGDQQPVVQLYKSSISFSKKLLLNTCLQITNNWTCSLLPLIGDSRSLPIESRSKLEELDLIYRGKIHDISDPGVGDDDDQEDTNMGAAEEVELNKLTESRVFSLADLDGTVSKEEGNIWQLCIDPADWAHVPLGLIPGQTQSLLCLDIEKAGSDEDDEMKEETGDIEQDSPCGQEEKERESATWNEEDCPSLLNKIGLA, encoded by the exons ATGTCAACAGGTCTGAATTTGCAAGTGTTTACCACGGCTTATACAGCAAGGACATTTGTAAACAGAAGGAAGCCGTGGAAAAAGTTGCTGTTTGGAAGAGCAG AAAGTACAGCTGCACTTACTGAAGCTATGGTCCAGTACCATGAGGTTTTGGATGCTGGCAATATCATCAGCAGTGAAAATACTTTACGTTCTATTTTAAGTCTGGCCTTAATTAG GTTTGTCAACCATGTCACAGAGAAAGGGCAAGACAAGAGTTATGCCCAACCAGTTCATAAAGTAGCACTGGAT TTTGGAATACCTACATGGATTGTGCGGCTTCGACATGATGCAACCCATGGTTCTCTCCCCTCCTTAGATCTTCTGTTGGCTGGCTGTCGATGGGCACTTACTTATCTGCAG GAGGTGTTCTGGAGTCAGCAGATGACAGATACACCTGATCCAGACAGTTCAAAAGTTGGAAAGAAGAAGCAGTTGCAAAGAAGGGTAGGCAAGAGTCCAAAGTCTACCATGTCTGACATTGCCACTTTGCTTTATGACTACCAAAAAGCAAGTCACAAG TGCATACAAGATGGCACAGAAAGTGGTTCTGTAAACGATAAGAGTGCAGTTTTAAGTCAGCTGGATAATCTTCTTACTGGTCCTGG GCGAATCAATGTGCTGATTGAATTGATTGAACCTGGTCATCTTATACCCACAGAAGAACAATTGCTTGCATACAAAGTGAATCTGGAAG ACACACTCAATGCAGAACTTCCTAAAGTGCCAGATATTTTGATAAGCATCTGGAAGTCATTACTTCGAAGTGTGCAGTCCAGGCAGTTAACTAGTCTTCTGCTGCAGCATATCCTCATGACCCTAGTCGGTCAGCCAGATCATGCTTCATTGCACAGCAAAGCTCTTGCTGCATGGCTGCATTTGATTCTGAGTTACGAGACAGCAAATT ACAAGAAATTTATTGGTGACCAGCAGCCAGTGGTACAGCTATACAAATCTTCTATCAGCTTCAGCAAAAAACTTCTGCTCAATACCTGTCTGCAGATTACCAACAACTGGACTTGCAGCTTGTTGCCTCT gattgGAGATTCACGCTCATTACCTATTGAGAGTCGGAGTAAACTGGAAGAGTTGGACCTTATCTACAGGGGCAAAATTCATGATATATCAGACCCAGGAGtaggagatgatgatgatcaggAAGATACAAATATGGGGGCAGCCGAGGAAGTTGAGCTAAATAAACTTACCGAGTCCAGGGTTTTCTCCTTGGCTG ATTTGGATGGTACAGTCTCCAAAGAAGAGGGAAATATCTGGCAGCTTTGTATAG ATCCTGCTGACTGGGCACATGTTCCACTTGGGCTAATCCCAGGACAGACCCAATCTCTCCTGTGCTTGGACATCGAGAAGGCAGGatctgatgaagatgatgaaatgaaagaggaaactggAGATATAGAACAGGACAGTCCTTgtggacaagaagaaaaaga gAGAGAGTCTGCTACCTGGAATGAAGAAGACTGTCCatctttgttaaataaaattggACTTGCTTAA
- the LOC112566832 gene encoding ribosomal biogenesis protein LAS1L-like isoform X2 translates to MVSQIWATCFCTFGSVGCSSVTFALRSEFASVYHGLYSKDICKQKEAVEKVAVWKSRALNKLSVAIESTAALTEAMVQYHEVLDAGNIISSENTLRSILSLALIRFVNHVTEKGQDKSYAQPVHKVALDFGIPTWIVRLRHDATHGSLPSLDLLLAGCRWALTYLQEVFWSQQMTDTPDPDSSKVGKKKQLQRRVGKSPKSTMSDIATLLYDYQKASHKCIQDGTESGSVNDKSAVLSQLDNLLTGPGRINVLIELIEPGHLIPTEEQLLAYKVNLEDTLNAELPKVPDILISIWKSLLRSVQSRQLTSLLLQHILMTLVGQPDHASLHSKALAAWLHLILSYETANYKKFIGDQQPVVQLYKSSISFSKKLLLNTCLQITNNWTCSLLPLIGDSRSLPIESRSKLEELDLIYRGKIHDISDPGVGDDDDQEDTNMGAAEEVELNKLTESRVFSLADLDGTVSKEEGNIWQLCIDPADWAHVPLGLIPGQTQSLLCLDIEKAGSDEDDEMKEETGDIEQDSPCGQEEKERESATWNEEDCPSLLNKIGLA, encoded by the exons GTCTGAATTTGCAAGTGTTTACCACGGCTTATACAGCAAGGACATTTGTAAACAGAAGGAAGCCGTGGAAAAAGTTGCTGTTTGGAAGAGCAG AGCCCTGAATAAGCTTTCTGTTGCCATAGAAAGTACAGCTGCACTTACTGAAGCTATGGTCCAGTACCATGAGGTTTTGGATGCTGGCAATATCATCAGCAGTGAAAATACTTTACGTTCTATTTTAAGTCTGGCCTTAATTAG GTTTGTCAACCATGTCACAGAGAAAGGGCAAGACAAGAGTTATGCCCAACCAGTTCATAAAGTAGCACTGGAT TTTGGAATACCTACATGGATTGTGCGGCTTCGACATGATGCAACCCATGGTTCTCTCCCCTCCTTAGATCTTCTGTTGGCTGGCTGTCGATGGGCACTTACTTATCTGCAG GAGGTGTTCTGGAGTCAGCAGATGACAGATACACCTGATCCAGACAGTTCAAAAGTTGGAAAGAAGAAGCAGTTGCAAAGAAGGGTAGGCAAGAGTCCAAAGTCTACCATGTCTGACATTGCCACTTTGCTTTATGACTACCAAAAAGCAAGTCACAAG TGCATACAAGATGGCACAGAAAGTGGTTCTGTAAACGATAAGAGTGCAGTTTTAAGTCAGCTGGATAATCTTCTTACTGGTCCTGG GCGAATCAATGTGCTGATTGAATTGATTGAACCTGGTCATCTTATACCCACAGAAGAACAATTGCTTGCATACAAAGTGAATCTGGAAG ACACACTCAATGCAGAACTTCCTAAAGTGCCAGATATTTTGATAAGCATCTGGAAGTCATTACTTCGAAGTGTGCAGTCCAGGCAGTTAACTAGTCTTCTGCTGCAGCATATCCTCATGACCCTAGTCGGTCAGCCAGATCATGCTTCATTGCACAGCAAAGCTCTTGCTGCATGGCTGCATTTGATTCTGAGTTACGAGACAGCAAATT ACAAGAAATTTATTGGTGACCAGCAGCCAGTGGTACAGCTATACAAATCTTCTATCAGCTTCAGCAAAAAACTTCTGCTCAATACCTGTCTGCAGATTACCAACAACTGGACTTGCAGCTTGTTGCCTCT gattgGAGATTCACGCTCATTACCTATTGAGAGTCGGAGTAAACTGGAAGAGTTGGACCTTATCTACAGGGGCAAAATTCATGATATATCAGACCCAGGAGtaggagatgatgatgatcaggAAGATACAAATATGGGGGCAGCCGAGGAAGTTGAGCTAAATAAACTTACCGAGTCCAGGGTTTTCTCCTTGGCTG ATTTGGATGGTACAGTCTCCAAAGAAGAGGGAAATATCTGGCAGCTTTGTATAG ATCCTGCTGACTGGGCACATGTTCCACTTGGGCTAATCCCAGGACAGACCCAATCTCTCCTGTGCTTGGACATCGAGAAGGCAGGatctgatgaagatgatgaaatgaaagaggaaactggAGATATAGAACAGGACAGTCCTTgtggacaagaagaaaaaga gAGAGAGTCTGCTACCTGGAATGAAGAAGACTGTCCatctttgttaaataaaattggACTTGCTTAA